tacaagactctgcagagagtggtgcagatagCTCAGTGCACCTGTAGATGtaaacttctcactattcaggacacttaaaaaaacgtgtgtaaaaagggcccaaatgaTCACTGGCGAatcccaatcacaatctattccagctgctaccatccgggaaacagtaccgcagcataaaagccaggaccaggacagcttcttcagactgattaactggcactgatttgagtgtattcctATGTTACATtatctgttctatttattataacttATTATAATTGCTCATTTAGACGGAGAGGTAACGTAAAGAGTTTTAGTCATGTATGtgcaggatgtaagaaataaagtcaattcaattcaattctgtattccaagagatattcagtgacttggaaactttcttgtatccatctcctgacttgagcttttcaataaccttttggtggagttgcttggagttttcatttgtcttcatggtgtatgtatatgtatttctaaatggacattgaacccatgatagAGTGTGcttgagagacagacagaggcagagagagagaggcgggtggaggggcagagagagagaacttgtattctgtcactctctctctctctctctctctctctctctgtctctcactctctctctctgcccacccctctctcagcctgtctgtctctgtctctaaCTCGCACTTAGTCATGGGTttaatgttcatttagaaatcggatggtagaggggaagaagctgttcctgaaacgctgtgagtatgccttcaggcttctgtatctccttcctgatggtaacaatgagaagagggcatgttttggatggtggggatccttaatgatggacactgcctttctgaggcactgctccttgaaggtgtcttggatactatggccACTGGTGCCcgtgatgaagctgactaatgcTCCAAGTCTGATATCTTTTTATCCCACAGATGGTGCGTGTAGCATGGCTGTTCTTATTTTCCAAATTCATTGAGCTGTTTGACACAGTGAGTATGACAGTATTTTTTTTTGGCCTTCTGTGACTGATAAAACTAAGGATCAATTTGTTTCAAATTCAGTAAATTATAATCTACCTTTAAGTTTCTGAACAGTTTCTGTGCATTCTTTATTTCCTTTTTAAACCAAAAGATCACCAGCTACCAATTTCTTCTACTGAGAGGTTACAATGAGAATTTTTGCTTTACCGAGTATCCTTGTAGAGTAGGCTGGGCCGAGGCATTGGCGCATAACTGGAGTCTCCTTCAGAGTTAATTAGCTCCCCCAATTAAATAAAACTCCTCTTCATTTCATCATACTTCCTCCCTCAATCCAAGCTACTGCCCTCTTCGCCATCCCTACGCAAAACCAAGTATATGATTGTCAAATAActgatttatttctttatttattgtcCGTTCTTTTTCAGGAATTGGGTGCATTGGCAAGCCCAGCATGTATTATTGTGTAAATGTCAACCTAAGGAATTTAAGCTTGTAATGTTAATATTCAGAAACTTTGGATCATTTGAGTGCGAATACAGGTCAACAGTGACGAAGGAACAGTGCTGTATTTCCATATCAAGGTGGTACGCGACTTGCAGGGAAGTGTACAAGTCCCTCTTTTTGGAGCAGGCATGGCAACTAACAGCAATACACTTTGTAGATGGCAGACACTGATGGGGAAGTGAATACTTACAGGTCCATCAGACAGGCTGCATTGTCCGCAATGCTGTCAGGCTCTTCATACAGTCAGGAAACATCTATGTCTTGTGATCACGAATGCTTTGAGCTTAACACCAATTTGCATGTGAGATTACTTTGATTTCGTTTTTCATGATCTGGGTACATTGGCAAGTCCATCTTTTGTTAATTGTGGTATAGCCATTAGCAAAACAGCCTGGATTTTGACAGGAGATTCCTTACAGCTGTGCAGGATCACGACTGATTAAGATGACTGGCCGGCAGGAGGcgaagagtaggaataaagggagccttttctgtttggctgcagcTGATTAGTGGTGTtgctcaggggtcagtgttgggaccagttcTCTTCAGTTATACTGCATGTCAGTGGTTTAGACGATGGaggtgatggctttgtggccagtttGCGGATGACGTGAAGGTAGCTGGAGGGGCAgattgtgctgaggaagcaggaagtttgcagaaggacttggattaggggaatgggcaaaggtaGAATATGGTGAAGTGAAGTGtatgtttgcactgttgtagaaggaataaaggtgtagccttttttctaaacatggagaaaattccataaaggttaacctgcaggttgagtgggtgctgaggaaggcaaatgcaatgttaacattcatttcaagaggactacaatataaaagcaagaacgtAATGCTGAAGTTTTGTAAGACATTGgacagatcacacttggagtattgagagtagTTTTCCCTTACCtaataaaagatgtgctggcattgagaggattcagaggaggttcacgagaatgattctaggaatgaaaaggCTAacttatgaggaacatttgacagctctgtgttattatttgctggagtttaaaagaatggtggtggggtgtgtggatctctttgaaacctctcGAATATTGAGTGGCCTGGATAGCGTGGATATGGAGATGATGTCTTATGGTAGGGGATTCTTGGACTAGAGGGCACAAACTCAGAAAGGATGGacaatccatttagaacagagatgggggggggagtttctttagctaaatggtagtgaatctgtagaattcattgccacaggtggctgcggaggccaagaaAGCAGGCAAATTCCACAATGGGGCAAAAAATATTCTTTTTACAGTAGTGATTTTATAATACTTTGTTTGTTACCTGCCTCTTGCCACCACTGATTTGGAGGAAGGGTGACCCACAATGGCACTGTTAGTCCCATAAGATCTCTAAATGCTTTTTTAATGTAACTCCATTCATATATTGATACCATTTGCACAGTAATGAGATTACTATTGATTCATTGTTTGTTTCATGCGTAGTACACTGGTTGATATGAACTTGTTCCAACATCTCAGGTATTCTTTGTCCTGCGGAAGAAGAACAGTCAGATTACCTTTCTTCACATATTCCACCATTCAGTAATGCCATGGACCTGGTGGTGGGGTGTCAAGTTTGGACCAGGTACACAGAATGAGCTTTGGTTATTTGTCACTTGCTTTTATTGAGCTAAATGAATAGTAACATTTGATACATGTGCTTTGTTGTTAATGCCTACTGTGTTCCTTGCAGGTGGCATGGGATCCTTCCATGCCATGGTGAACTCCATCGTCCATGTCATCATGTACTTTTATTATGGTCTGTCTGCCGCTGGCCCAGCGTTTCAGAAATACCTCTGGTGGAAGAAGTATATGACAGCAATCCAACTGGTCAGTACTGCTATCTTGGCATCTAGATGTTCTGTGAATGGGCGTGTACAATACCCCTCATTAATGTAGATCATTACTTGATAAGAGGAAGTGAGACGCTTGACTTCACTATATTTTATTTCAGGAATGGGTGGTGGGAAACATTTGGCATGCAGGCTGTTTGAACTGTTAGTTGAGTCAGTTTTCATTAAAGATGAACAGTATGAAAAAGCTATATGAAAGCTTCTTTAAAAATTGTCCAGGTCAAGAAAATTTGCTAACGGGAAAGCTGCATTTTATGCAACATGTCATGATCCACAAATTGCACTGTTGCCTAAGATTTAATTTAAAGTATAGACAAGTAATGAAGATTGTGGTTCCAGAAAGCAAAGCAATATTTGGTCACACAAGGTCACACAACCAGCACTGAAATAGTTTCCAACTTGTCAGTTGTTGATGTTGGATAAAATCATAGGCTTCTATCACAAGCCAGTTGTCTTGTTGTTACAACATGCCAATTAGTCTTCAAAGACCTTGTTTTTTTCATCCTTTACAGATATTTACCCGGTTTTCTACTGAATATTATTTCAATAGTCTCCAACACTTTCTGTTCTGATGATTTTTCATACAAATCCTTTATTTAGCACACATAGATCAGGTTACATCTAGTTATCATTTGCCATTGTAACTCGTTTCTTCTCTTGCTCTCATGATTTTCGGGGACTTATTATTTCATGTTTTCATCCTCTGCTTTTAAGGGATAATTATTGACATGGAGAATCTCCCTACTGTGTTGACTTTTACATTCAGGGATGATACACAGGTCAAAATTTTCCCAGCGATTTTTCCCTCTATTGAGGCAGGGATTGGACGGTAGAGTGAAGGAcccatggttgacaagggaagtggAGCATCTGATCAGGTGGAAGAAGGAAACTTTTTTAAGGTTTaggaagatcataagatatagggagCAGAAGCAGGactaatccaattcttccagtcatccccactccctggtcttctcccactccctggtcttctcccactccctggtcttctcccactccctggtcttctcccactccctggccttctcccactccctggccttctcccactccctggccttctcccactccctggccttctcccactccctggccttctcccactccctggccttctcccactccctggccttctcccactcccctgccttctccccattcccattgataccctgactaattaagaacctatctatctctgcctcaaatacacccaatgacatggcctccacagccactcatggcaacaaattccacagatttaccaccctctgactaaagtaatttccctgcatctcagttccaaatggacgtccttcaatcctgaagtcgtgccctcttgtcctagattcccctatcacggaaaataactttgtcatatctaatctgttcaggccctttaacattcagaatgtttctattagATTCCCCTCCCCTcgttttcctgaactccagggaatacagtccaagagttgCCTGAtggtcctcatatggtaaccctttcattcctggaatcattctcatgaatcttctctgaaccctctacaatgtcagtatatcctttctaaaataactgcagacaatactccaagcgtggtctcacgagtgccttatggagcctcaacatcacatccctgctcttatattctatacctctagaaatgaatgccaacgttgcattcaCCGCCTtcaacacagactcaacctgcaggttaacctttcgggtatcctgcaaaaggactcccaactccctttgcatctctgcattttgaattctgtccccatctaaataatagtctgcctgtttatttcttccatgaccatacactttccaacattgtatttcatttgctgctactttgcccattcccctaaactaagtTTCTCTTCAGGCTCTCtatttccttaacactacctgctcctccacctatcttctgtatcattggcaaatttaaccaAAATTCATTAGTCGCGTAGTgcacatcattgacatacatcacaaaaagaagcgatcccaacaccgacccctgtggaactctactggtaaccggcaaccagccagaataggatccctttattcccactctctgttttctgccgatcagccaatgttccacccatgctactaacttccctgtaattccatgggctctcattttgctaagcagtctcatgtgtagcaccttgtcaaaggcattctgaaaatccaagtacaccacatctactgcatctcctttgtctaccctgcttgtaacttcctcaaaaaactgcagtaggttagtcaggcaagatttttcttttaggaaaccatgctggctttggtctttcttgtcatgtgcctccaggtaatctgtaatttcatccctaacaatcgattccaacaataccaaccactgacatcaggctagccagtctgtagttccctttctgctgccccccacccttcttaaatagcaaagtaacatttgcaattttccagtcatccggtacaatgccagaatctatctgTTTTTGAAAGATCGTtgttaatgcttccacaatctctccagctacttccttcagagggtgcattccatcaggtccaggagatgtaCCTACCTCCAGACCATTAAACTTCCTGAGCATGGATCAGACAGGGCTTTAATAAGGAACTTGGGAGAGCTCAAAGatgacatgagaaggccttggtgtgtAGGATTAGGGAAATCCGCAAGGCGTTCTCCATGTACGGTACGTGaaaaacaggaggatgactagacCAGAGAGTGGGACTGATCAGGGGAACAAAGAGGAAGTGTGCCGAGATTTGGAAAAAGTCCTTAAGGAATACTTTGTTAGAGGGATGTTTACAAGATGGGAGGTCAGCATATAACACATTCATTTGGTGGGACATCTCAAAGTTAAGAAAGAGGAtctgctggaacttttgaaaaatattGGGATAGTTAAGTCCTGTGATGTACCCCAGGTAGGTATCGGAAGCAAAAAAAGAGACTACTGAGCTTTTGGCGGTGGTCTTTATGCTTTCACTAGCTACAGGAGTAGTATCAGTAGATTACCCGACAAATCCATTAGAGTTCTCCGAGGAAGTaaccagcagggtggacaaaggagaggcagtggatgtcattcacttggatcttcagaaggcatttgacaagttgtcgtacatgaggttgcttaacaagataaaatcctatggcctTACAGAAAATATACTGGCATGTatagagaaatggctgacaggcaggaggcagcgagtggaatAAAAGggagcttttctggttggctgccactggtgttcctcaggggtcagtattgggaccgctacttttcacattgtatgttaatgatttggataatggagttgatggctttgtggcaaagtttgtggatgatacaaagatgggtagaGGGgtaggacttggacaaattggaagaatgggcaataaagtggcaggtggaatacagtgttggaaaatgtatgataatgcattttgataaaaggaacaatagtgtggactattatctaaatgggaagaaggttcaaatattagaggtgcagagggagttgGGAGTCTTCGTGCAAGACCCCCAGATGGTTAATTTagaggttaagtctgtggtaaaggagacaaatgcaattttggcatttatttcaaggggaatagaatatcaaagcttctttttcttttttctttttttaatatatattatgatatacctaggtttgccttgtttatttgttacttgtattgtccatgatttgggaatactcatttatactgtaactattgcttatgtattctttcatgttcagttgaaatgtgtatgtttgtaatcccataatctatgtatcaattttattttgctgatattgataataataataaaaagattgaaaaagaatatcaaagcaagtagataatactgaggctttataagatgcttgtcaggctgcacttggagtattgtggattTTGGGTCCTgtacctcagaaaggatgtgttgtcattggagatggTCTaggggaggttcacgaggatgattccaggagtgaaggcatcagcatatgaggagcatttgacagctttgggcctatactcactggaacttagatgAATGCAGGGCAATCGTATTGAAACCCACCAAATGTTAGAAGGAATAGACAGTGTGGTTGTTGAGTGATTCCTTatatggtggggatatccagaactagaaggcgcaGCTTCAAAATTGAGAGGCGACCTGTTAGAACAGAAAGAAGGAGGAaattttattttagccagagagtagcggtggaggctaagtctgtgagcatatttaaagtgtaagttgattgtttcctgatcagtcgggGCACCAAAGGAGATGGCAAGAagacaggtatatggggttgagtgggatccgggatcagccatgatgaaatggcagagcagacttgatgggtttaattctgcttctatgtcttatggtcttattggagAGAAGCAAATGTTaatcctttattcaagaaaggtaatagggatgaTCCTGGGAATTGTAGACAAGTGAGCCTTACATCACTGGcaggcaaactattggaaaggattcttagagacaggatctaccagcatttggagatgcatggtctgattagggatagtcaacatggctttgtgatgtCCAGTTTGTGCATCATAAGACTGATAGTATTCTTTGAGGAAGCGCAAAGAAAATTGAAGGTAGaatagtggatgtggtgtatatggattttagtaaggtgtttgacaaggttccctaCGGTAGACTCATTCAGATAGTCAGGAGTGGGTTCTGTGAAACTTGGctatgtggattcagaattggctttccagcagaaggcagagggtagttgtaGGTGGAGTGTTTTCTGCCTGGAGTTTGGTGACTCGTGGTGCtctacaaggatctgttctgggacccctgctctttgtgactaagatgaggaagtgaaagagtaagttagtaaatttgcagatgacacaaaagttggagttGTGGGCAGTGTAGAacgttgttgtaggttacaatgggacattgatagaatgcagagctggctaagaagtggcagatggatttcaatctggagaagtgtgaagtgtcAATCTTGAAAGCAGAGTACGAActgagggatcttagggtccatgtCCATCAATCCCTCAAATTTACCACAGAagctgatagggtggttaagaaagtgtataGTGTGTTGACTTTTATTGGTTGGGGCtgtgttcaagagccatgaggtagcGTTGCAGCACCGTTaaactctgattaggccacatttggaatactgttcagttctggttgcctcattataggcaGGATTTGGATGTTTTGAGAGGGTgcgaagattcaccaggatgctgactggattggaggacatgttttatgaggaaaggttgaatgagcttgggcttttctctttggaaaagaggggggatgagaggagacctgactGAGATGtatgagatgataagaggcatagagtgaGCCTTTCTTCAGTGCCTATTTCAGGGTGGTGATGGCTAATATGTGAGGGCATAATTTTAgctattggaggaaagtataggggatgtTGAAGTAGGTTTTTAATAacacagagtggtaagtgcatggagctCACTgctgggttggtggtagaggcagatacattagggacatttaagtgaCTTATAGGCacatgatgaaagaaaaatgtagtGCTGTATGAGACATAAggtttagattaatcttagagtaggttaaaagatcagtacaacatcgtgggctgtagggcctgtgtGCAATACTTGTTTGACCAAACATTGAAACAACTTTCAGTAGTGAAAACAATATTGAGCCTCATATCTGTATTAATCTCTGCCAAGAGGGATAAAGCCAGCAATAAGTTCGTCCTTCTGAGTTCAACCGGTTCCTGTTAGTATACTATCTTGTAACTATTGTAGCACGTGTTTAACATTTTACCTTTACCTTTTCCTTTTCCCTATCTTTCAGGTCCAATTCATTATTGTCTCACTGCATGTCACCCAGTACTACTTCATGGATCATTGTGATTACCAGTTCCCCATTATCATCCATCTTGTGTGGATGTACGGAACATTTTTCTTCATCCTTTTTTCCAATTTCTGGTACCAGGCCTATACCAAAGGCAAGAGGTTGCCCAAGAACATGGAGCACAAACGCAAAGCAGCTGTGAAGAATGGCAAACCAGCAGCAGAAAACGGTGGGCACTTGCTGGAAAATGGGGAGGTGATGAATGGGAAAGTGAAGACAAAGTAATAATGAATAACTTTTTAATAAACACCGAttattgtatttttgtgttttggaaaGTTTTGAGGGTGGGCGCAGCAAGTATCCAGTTTTGAACTTGACTTGAGAATTTCATGCAGCTGATTATGGCACCCTGTTGGCATTTAACCTGGGGAGAGAAGTCTGACCTAATGTTTTAAGGATCCTTTGTAATTAACAAATGGCTTGTGGTTAATCAAGTCTGGAATTTATTTGGAATCATTGCACTGGTTTAATTGACATTGGAGGTGCAAGGATAATGCAGACCATATGACATGGGAGAGGAACATCTATGCCTCTGACTGAAAGCCAGATCAGTGCTGGTCTGTGCTTGAGGCTAGTCTTGGATGTGCTCTATTTAGAGAAGGTTCAATATGCAATTCTTCAGCCTTTTATCCCACTCTACCAGAGTTGGATGTAATAATTCCTCCAGATCTGCAAAGAACTAAATGTGTAATGGTGTTGCCTTTTAACCTTCCTCTGAAAACCTGCAATTAAACCCATAATGCTGTTGATACTACCCACCATCACGCTGTGCAGTTGAAAGTTATGTCAGAGTGCTCCGAAATGGCCCACTTGGTTGGGTCCATCTTTATTAATTTATAATACCTAGTTTAAAGAAAAAGCATCAGTCTCCATCAATATATGTAACATACTAAATATAATTAGTTATTTTACAATTTTTTATTTGCTTGAATCTACCAATGTTGCTGTATATTttgggaaggaaggaaggaaatcacaatatttaaaagaaatgGCTGCTTAGTGGGACAGTGTTAATGTTTACCATACAGCAGGGATCAGATTTCATTAATGTTTTGGGGCAGGGAGGACAGTCAATTAAAATCCTTTCCTGACTTGCTAAGTATCCTGTAGATGGTGAAACCCATGAGTAGCTCTTTTCCTTTTGATCTGTTATCATTGGGGACTGAACAATATGCCAAATGAGAGAGGGTTCTCAAAACTCTGTAGTGTGTCATAGTTGAATGCTGGCGAGATCTACTGAGATGAATACTGTGACTATAACTAGCTACATACTTGCGTAGCAGACATCAATCTTTTTTGAAAAGACTTCTGTCAATAGGTGTTGATCAATTAGTATTGCTTACATATTCGGTAGTTTGTTCAGAACTGCCTTTATCTTCTGTTTATTGTCCCAACCCAAGGCTATAGATAAAGGAGTTGGGTTGATGCGTTGTACACTCTTGCAGTTGGTGCCAGATGTCTGTGGTGATGAGCATCATGTGAAGCTGTCCTTGGGGATAAATTGCTGATGGCACACCTCAGTTATAGAGCTCTATTAGAGTTTAAGCACAATGCTCAAAGCAGTACAGCTACATCTTTAGTTCTTTGCAAATCGCTTTCAGACAGTTAAAACAGATCCCCGTGAGAAAAAGAACAGTGAAGGAAAATCTCTGGGATTATGATATCACAGGAGCAAGTTTCAATAGGAATTCTCTGACACTGAAATAAACTCAATTTCAAAACTCAACGTGTCTGTTTTTATATTTAGTAGAATAGGAATTGTCTGCTGGCTTGCTTTATTACAGCTTACTACATTTCAAATGCAGAGGCTTATCCTTTGAATTATCTGTTATTTCTCTTTattagtaatttaaaaaaaaatctgttgccactgtggaatttgtttcacGTAATCTCATTTGTGTTAATTCTTGGACCTGAGAGGTATCAGAGAATACATGTTCCTTATCCAATTTCATGTTAGAATTAATTGAATCCCCATTGATTTAAGGTTGCCATCATATGTGAAGAGATGCCAGCTGTACATGGAGAAATGCTGAATGTTTTTATTTAAGTttataagatttaaaaaaattaatgcaTTTTGGTTCAAAAATCATACACCACCCCTTTTGAGGCACCAGGACTTCCCTGACTCGAGtaaattttaaatatacccaattggTAACTTGTAAACATTGATtatgtgtccataaagtgatgctaggtacaggaaTGCCTGTatgtaaggtgactgacaggaaatgatatagTTGTGGTGGTTGGGACTGTGGAGTGGGTGGTGTGTTGATCAGccctactgcttggggaaagtaactgactTTGAGTCTGATTGTCCCGGAGTGGATActcatagcctcctccctgatggagtaCGACAGTCTATGGAATACACTATTTAACTGCTAGCTACACTTACCTGGATTTTCTTAAACAGATGTTGAGACTTAAGTGTTGTGTAGAAAAAACTACTGTCCTGTTTTTTTGAAAAATTGCAACGTGGAATCTTGAACTTTTATACTTCCATGAAAGAGTATGGAGGACTTGGATTATTGTCTCAGCATATTTGTTGGTACAGCACTGAGAGCAAGTGCCTCATCACatgactccccaaagcctttcCACTATCAACAAAGCACGAATTAGGCTGTGTGATGTAATACTCTCCACCTTACTGGAAGGATGGAGCTTCGGCAACATTCAAGGAGCTTACTATTATTTAAATTGAAGCAATTTGCTTAACTTGCACTGTTGGACCATGGTTGTATTGAGTGGCATTACAAAATTCACTTTGCTACCTGTTATAAACTCCTCTTTAATCCTTGAACTTTACAATTGAGGTTCATCACatgtagattttaaaaaaacataactgACACAGTtgcatcaaatcagtgaggattgtgctggagccACCTGTAAGTGTTGCCATGCTACTGGTGCCAACTTGGCATGCCCACGATTTACTAACCCTAATTGTATATCTTTGCAATatgggaagaaacccatgtggtcatggggagaacataaaaattccatacagacagcagcagcaggaattgaaccttcaTTGGTGATCACAGGTGCTGGAAAGTAACTGTGCTAATTATAtgttactgtactgttctatagaaAGTAGAACATTGTTACTTCTAAGTAGTTTCCAGAACAAAGTTGTATGTCATCTTGATTTGGAAATAATTATTACTTCAACTCTGCTGTCA
The nucleotide sequence above comes from Hypanus sabinus isolate sHypSab1 chromosome 11, sHypSab1.hap1, whole genome shotgun sequence. Encoded proteins:
- the LOC132401799 gene encoding elongation of very long chain fatty acids protein 1-like, which codes for MLAEVGSRVAQVYEVLLKGDPRIEEYPFMVSPVPMTAVLLFYVYFVLSLGPKLMAGRMPFDLKKIMVCYNFALVFFSIFIVYEFLMSGWATGYTFRCDPIDYSNNPKALRMVRVAWLFLFSKFIELFDTVFFVLRKKNSQITFLHIFHHSVMPWTWWWGVKFGPGGMGSFHAMVNSIVHVIMYFYYGLSAAGPAFQKYLWWKKYMTAIQLVQFIIVSLHVTQYYFMDHCDYQFPIIIHLVWMYGTFFFILFSNFWYQAYTKGKRLPKNMEHKRKAAVKNGKPAAENGGHLLENGEVMNGKVKTK